The following proteins come from a genomic window of Candidatus Dependentiae bacterium:
- the rplW gene encoding 50S ribosomal protein L23, which translates to MELNIFDVIKGTISTTKSLEQRRTLGKITFLVNNAANKILVRDAVKKIWKVEVDTVRIINLHGKNKTSGRRSFVSSDVKKAIVTLKKGYKIDLGDQFETMGLKKEENLSKGKE; encoded by the coding sequence ATGGAATTGAATATTTTTGATGTTATCAAAGGTACTATTAGTACCACAAAGAGCCTAGAGCAAAGGCGAACCTTGGGGAAAATAACTTTCTTGGTTAATAATGCAGCTAACAAAATTTTGGTTAGAGATGCTGTAAAAAAAATATGGAAAGTTGAAGTAGATACGGTTCGAATTATTAATTTACATGGAAAAAACAAAACATCTGGTCGAAGATCTTTTGTTTCATCTGATGTCAAGAAAGCTATTGTTACTTTGAAAAAAGGTTACAAAATTGATTTAGGAGATCAATTTGAAACAATGGGCTTGAAGAAAGAAGAAAATCTTTCAAAAGGTAAGGAATAA
- the rplD gene encoding 50S ribosomal protein L4, producing the protein MAMEVISVFNADGQKQGNLDLGFDLPKREISTKAYSLAIRSLLINWRQGTVACKDRSEVAFSGKKPWKQKGTGRARAGTASSPLWRKGGVIFGPQPRTRKLKLSANQKVVAFNNIFYSMLEGDKIKCVDFSSNETNPKTKDVYKILKNLNLHKDKTVIFLDFNDSKSFSSFRNIPNVNILFFDQPNAFDLTCVKNWVFLKKDSDLFKSMVAKWN; encoded by the coding sequence ATGGCAATGGAAGTAATTTCAGTATTTAATGCCGATGGGCAAAAGCAAGGAAATTTGGATTTGGGATTTGACCTTCCTAAAAGGGAAATTTCAACTAAAGCTTATTCTTTAGCAATAAGATCGTTGCTTATTAATTGGAGACAAGGAACAGTAGCTTGTAAAGATAGAAGCGAGGTTGCTTTTTCCGGTAAAAAACCATGGAAGCAAAAAGGTACAGGTCGAGCTCGAGCAGGAACAGCCAGTTCTCCTCTTTGGAGAAAAGGTGGAGTTATTTTTGGACCTCAACCAAGAACCAGAAAATTAAAACTTTCTGCTAATCAAAAAGTTGTGGCTTTTAATAACATTTTTTATTCAATGCTTGAAGGTGATAAGATAAAATGTGTGGATTTTTCAAGTAATGAGACAAATCCAAAAACTAAAGATGTTTATAAAATTTTGAAAAATTTAAATTTGCACAAAGATAAAACAGTTATCTTTTTAGATTTTAATGATTCTAAAAGTTTTTCATCTTTCAGAAATATTCCTAACGTAAATATTTTATTTTTTGATCAACCTAATGCATTTGATCTTACATGTGTTAAAAATTGGGTATTTCTTAAAAAAGATTCAGACTTATTTAAAAGCATGGTTGCAAAATGGAATTGA
- the rplC gene encoding 50S ribosomal protein L3, producing MLKGLIGEKIGMTQIFDQNKKVVPVSVIYFSDWVVTQLKSVKKDGYSAVQVGKLKKKYLENKFSENWLSNKKEYFSKVREVSIDQESENKVVIGQKLDLSNVSLSEGEIINVAGTSIGKGFQGVVKRWGFAGGPASHGSMFHRAPGAIGHMRTQGEVIKGKKLPGQLGSRRFTVRKLKIVRIDKNIGCLYIKGSVPGKKNTLLEISKQG from the coding sequence ATGCTAAAAGGTTTAATTGGTGAAAAAATAGGAATGACCCAAATTTTCGATCAGAATAAAAAAGTTGTACCTGTATCAGTAATATATTTTTCAGATTGGGTTGTTACGCAACTTAAATCTGTTAAAAAAGATGGTTATTCTGCTGTGCAGGTGGGTAAATTAAAAAAGAAATACTTAGAAAATAAGTTTTCTGAAAATTGGCTCTCTAATAAAAAAGAATATTTTTCTAAAGTTAGAGAAGTTTCGATAGACCAAGAAAGCGAAAATAAAGTAGTTATTGGCCAAAAATTAGATTTATCCAATGTTTCTTTATCTGAAGGCGAAATCATCAATGTAGCGGGAACCTCAATCGGTAAAGGTTTTCAGGGTGTTGTTAAACGATGGGGATTTGCCGGTGGGCCAGCAAGTCACGGTTCAATGTTTCATCGTGCTCCCGGAGCAATTGGACACATGAGAACTCAGGGAGAGGTTATAAAGGGTAAGAAATTACCAGGACAGCTTGGATCTCGAAGATTTACAGTAAGAAAATTGAAGATAGTTCGAATTGATAAAAATATCGGATGTTTATATATTAAGGGCTCTGTTCCAGGTAAAAAGAATACTTTATTAGAAATTTCTAAACAAGGGTAA
- a CDS encoding 30S ribosomal protein S10 — protein MKKQKIRLTLKSYDHRLLDGAVKQIVLAVKRTGSNLVGPVPMPNRKQIFTVLRSPHVDKKSREQFEIITHKRVLDIVSPTEQTMDALMKLNISAGVDVEIK, from the coding sequence ATGAAAAAACAGAAAATAAGATTAACTTTAAAATCTTATGATCATCGACTGTTAGACGGCGCTGTAAAACAAATAGTTTTAGCGGTAAAAAGAACAGGTTCTAATTTAGTAGGACCTGTTCCTATGCCTAATAGAAAACAAATTTTTACAGTTTTGCGATCTCCTCACGTCGATAAAAAATCTCGAGAACAGTTTGAGATTATTACTCATAAGAGAGTTTTAGATATAGTTTCTCCAACAGAACAAACAATGGATGCTCTGATGAAATTAAATATTTCAGCAGGAGTTGACGTTGAAATTAAGTAA
- the tuf gene encoding elongation factor Tu: MAKGVFVRNKTHVNIGTIGHVDHGKTTLTAAITTVLSKSGTSVAVPFDQIDKAPEERERGITISASHVEYETAKRHYAHVDCPGHADYVKNMITGAAQMDGAILVVSAADGAMPQTREHILLARQVGVPYIVVFLNKVDMVDDPDLVDLVEDEIRELLSKYNFPGKDIPVIRGSALKALEGDTSEIGSKAIEKLMEAVDSYIPDPKRDSDKAFLMPIEDVFSISGRGTVVTGRIESGKIKVGQDVEIVGLGPTMKTTVTGVEMFQKTLDEGQAGDNVGLLVRGIKKEEVNRGQVLATIGSIKPHKKFKAQVVTLSKEEGGRHSPFFNGYRPQFYFRTTDVTGVITLPEGREMVMPGDDVLLIIELISPIAMEKELKFAVREGGRTVGAGVVTEIIE; the protein is encoded by the coding sequence ATGGCAAAAGGCGTTTTTGTGAGAAATAAAACTCACGTAAATATAGGAACAATTGGTCACGTTGATCATGGAAAAACAACCTTGACAGCTGCTATCACTACAGTTTTGTCTAAAAGCGGAACATCTGTAGCTGTACCATTTGATCAAATTGATAAGGCTCCAGAAGAAAGAGAACGTGGTATTACAATATCAGCTTCTCACGTTGAATATGAAACAGCAAAAAGACACTATGCTCACGTAGATTGTCCAGGTCACGCTGATTATGTTAAAAACATGATTACAGGAGCTGCTCAGATGGATGGAGCTATTTTGGTAGTTTCTGCTGCTGATGGAGCAATGCCTCAAACAAGAGAACATATTTTGCTTGCTAGACAAGTTGGTGTTCCATATATTGTTGTTTTCTTAAACAAAGTTGATATGGTTGACGATCCAGATCTTGTAGATTTAGTTGAAGATGAAATAAGAGAATTATTAAGCAAATATAACTTCCCAGGCAAAGATATTCCTGTAATAAGGGGATCAGCTCTTAAGGCATTGGAAGGCGATACAAGTGAAATAGGTTCAAAAGCCATTGAAAAACTTATGGAAGCTGTAGATTCATATATTCCAGATCCAAAAAGAGATTCAGATAAAGCATTTTTAATGCCAATTGAAGACGTTTTTTCAATTTCAGGTCGTGGAACAGTTGTAACCGGAAGAATTGAATCTGGTAAAATTAAGGTTGGTCAAGATGTTGAGATCGTCGGACTCGGACCTACAATGAAAACAACAGTTACAGGCGTTGAAATGTTCCAAAAAACCCTTGATGAAGGTCAAGCTGGTGACAACGTTGGTTTGTTGGTTCGTGGTATCAAAAAAGAAGAAGTCAATAGAGGACAAGTTCTTGCAACTATCGGATCAATCAAGCCTCATAAGAAATTTAAAGCTCAGGTTGTTACATTAAGCAAAGAAGAAGGTGGCCGTCATAGCCCATTCTTTAATGGTTATAGACCTCAATTTTATTTCAGAACTACAGATGTCACGGGAGTAATTACTCTTCCTGAAGGTCGAGAAATGGTCATGCCAGGAGATGATGTTCTGTTAATAATTGAACTTATTTCTCCAATTGCTATGGAAAAAGAGCTTAAATTTGCAGTGCGCGAAGGTGGAAGAACAGTTGGTGCGGGTGTTGTAACAGAAATAATCGAATAG
- the fusA gene encoding elongation factor G, whose protein sequence is MSNDYLKKYRNIGIMAHIDAGKTTVSERILYYTGISHKIGEVHEGEATMDWMEQEQERGITITSAATTCFWKDYRINLIDTPGHVDFTIEVERSLRVLDGAVAVFCGVGGVEPQSETVWRQADRYHVPRIAFVNKMDRIGADYFSVVQEIDEKLSGDPLPMQIPVGQEENFKGIVDVVSKKMATFDEASKGAIVNWVEVPADLKEKTDKMYIDIVERACDFDDNLAEKYLNGEAISTDEVKEALRKGVCDQKLTLVFCGSAFKNKGVQLLLDAVVAYLPSPLEIPPMKGIDADTKEEVSFNPDPDGPFCALAFKIMTDPFVGSLTFARIYSGKLEAGSYIMNTSKNKKERVTRLVKMHANKREDAADSKAGDIIAIVGLKDTTTGDTLCGEDDRSVHLESIVFPEPVVSIAIEPKERGGYEKLVLSLRKMMQEDPSFRYSYNEETGQTVISGMGELHLEIIVDRLKREHKVESVVGKPQVAFKETIQKSIKSEGKYIKQSGGRGQYGHVWLEISPQERGAGCIFENKIVGGSVPREYIPGIEKGVVEAETSGILAGFPVVDVKVVVYDGSYHDVDSSEMAFKIAASMALRDGMAKASPVLLEPIMRVEALTPEEAMGDVIGDLNSRRGRILGMESKKGIQVIRAEVPLSEMFGYTTALRSLTKGRASSSMEFFAYREVPKNVQDEIVNKK, encoded by the coding sequence ATGAGTAATGATTATTTAAAAAAATATAGAAATATCGGAATTATGGCGCATATTGACGCTGGAAAAACTACGGTGTCAGAGCGAATTCTTTATTACACTGGTATTTCTCACAAAATTGGTGAAGTCCATGAAGGCGAAGCTACAATGGACTGGATGGAGCAGGAGCAAGAAAGAGGAATTACTATTACCTCGGCTGCTACTACATGTTTTTGGAAAGATTATAGAATAAATCTTATAGATACACCCGGTCACGTAGATTTTACAATAGAAGTTGAGCGATCATTGCGAGTTCTTGACGGTGCTGTTGCTGTATTTTGTGGTGTTGGTGGTGTTGAGCCTCAATCTGAAACTGTTTGGCGACAAGCGGATCGATATCATGTTCCAAGAATAGCTTTTGTAAATAAAATGGATAGAATTGGGGCCGATTATTTTTCAGTTGTTCAAGAGATAGATGAAAAATTGAGCGGGGATCCTCTTCCTATGCAAATTCCTGTTGGCCAAGAAGAGAATTTCAAAGGGATTGTCGATGTTGTTTCTAAGAAAATGGCAACATTTGATGAAGCGTCCAAGGGAGCTATTGTTAATTGGGTTGAAGTTCCTGCAGATCTAAAAGAAAAAACTGACAAAATGTATATCGATATTGTTGAAAGAGCTTGCGATTTTGATGATAATTTGGCTGAGAAATATCTTAATGGTGAAGCGATTTCTACTGACGAAGTAAAAGAGGCGCTTAGAAAAGGTGTTTGCGATCAAAAGTTAACGTTAGTATTTTGTGGTTCTGCTTTTAAAAACAAAGGCGTTCAGTTATTGCTTGATGCGGTTGTTGCTTATTTACCATCACCTCTTGAAATACCTCCTATGAAAGGTATTGACGCGGATACTAAGGAAGAAGTTTCTTTTAATCCAGATCCAGACGGTCCCTTTTGCGCTTTAGCATTTAAGATTATGACAGATCCTTTTGTTGGTTCTTTAACATTTGCAAGAATTTATTCTGGTAAGTTAGAGGCTGGTTCTTACATTATGAATACTTCTAAAAATAAAAAAGAACGAGTAACTCGCTTAGTTAAAATGCATGCAAATAAAAGAGAAGACGCTGCAGATTCAAAAGCGGGAGATATTATTGCGATTGTAGGATTAAAAGATACTACAACGGGTGATACTTTATGCGGGGAAGATGATAGATCAGTTCATTTAGAGTCTATTGTATTTCCAGAACCAGTTGTAAGTATTGCTATTGAACCTAAAGAGCGAGGTGGTTATGAAAAACTTGTCTTGTCTCTTAGAAAAATGATGCAAGAAGATCCTTCTTTTAGATATTCATACAACGAAGAAACAGGGCAAACCGTTATTTCCGGAATGGGCGAGTTGCACTTAGAGATTATAGTGGATCGTCTCAAAAGAGAGCATAAAGTTGAATCAGTTGTTGGAAAACCTCAAGTTGCCTTCAAGGAAACTATTCAAAAATCTATCAAATCTGAAGGTAAATACATTAAACAGTCCGGTGGACGCGGGCAATATGGCCATGTTTGGCTTGAGATTTCACCTCAAGAACGAGGTGCGGGATGTATTTTTGAAAATAAAATTGTAGGTGGGTCTGTTCCAAGAGAATATATACCTGGAATTGAAAAGGGTGTAGTAGAGGCTGAAACTTCAGGAATTCTAGCAGGGTTCCCTGTAGTTGATGTAAAAGTTGTTGTTTATGATGGATCTTACCATGATGTTGATTCTTCAGAAATGGCATTTAAAATAGCAGCATCTATGGCTTTGAGGGATGGAATGGCAAAAGCGTCTCCGGTATTGCTTGAGCCTATAATGAGAGTCGAAGCGTTGACTCCAGAGGAGGCAATGGGCGACGTAATTGGAGATTTAAACTCCAGAAGAGGAAGAATTTTAGGTATGGAATCTAAAAAGGGAATCCAGGTAATAAGGGCAGAGGTTCCATTATCTGAAATGTTTGGTTATACTACTGCATTGCGATCGTTAACCAAAGGAAGAGCTTCATCTTCGATGGAATTCTTTGCTTACAGAGAAGTTCCTAAAAATGTACAAGATGAGATTGTAAATAAAAAATAG
- a CDS encoding 30S ribosomal protein S7, giving the protein MPRRKSVNITREIGVDPRFKSEVVQKFINVIMERGKKDLARSIVYGAFDVIAKKTNSDDKKAFIIFEKAIDQVRPLVEVKPRRVGGGVYQIPVEVRTARALALSFRWIKSSAQARSDKSMSEKLAAELLEASEGRGNAIKKKLEVHKMAESNRAFSHYAW; this is encoded by the coding sequence ATGCCAAGACGTAAGTCGGTTAATATAACAAGAGAAATCGGAGTTGATCCTCGATTTAAATCTGAAGTCGTCCAAAAATTTATCAATGTAATAATGGAACGTGGAAAAAAAGATTTAGCACGTTCTATAGTTTATGGAGCTTTTGACGTTATTGCTAAAAAAACTAACAGCGATGACAAAAAAGCTTTTATTATTTTTGAAAAAGCTATCGATCAAGTAAGACCTTTGGTTGAAGTTAAACCTAGAAGAGTTGGTGGCGGTGTTTACCAAATTCCTGTAGAAGTTCGAACTGCAAGAGCTTTAGCTTTATCTTTTAGATGGATTAAATCATCGGCTCAAGCAAGAAGCGATAAAAGCATGAGCGAGAAGTTAGCGGCGGAGTTGTTAGAAGCTTCAGAGGGAAGAGGAAATGCCATTAAGAAAAAATTAGAAGTTCACAAAATGGCAGAATCAAATAGAGCTTTCTCTCACTATGCTTGGTAA
- a CDS encoding 30S ribosomal protein S12 → MPTVNQLIRGSRTKVSSDTKAPALKSCPQRRGTCIRVYTVTPKKPNSALRKVARVKLTTGREVTAYIPGEGHNLQEHSVVLIRGGRVKDLPGVRYHIIRGTLDSAGVEARTQSRSLYGAKRKKGTK, encoded by the coding sequence ATGCCTACAGTTAATCAACTTATCCGTGGTTCTAGAACCAAAGTTAGCTCAGACACAAAGGCCCCTGCATTAAAAAGTTGCCCTCAAAGAAGAGGAACTTGCATAAGGGTTTACACCGTTACACCAAAGAAACCAAACTCTGCTTTGCGTAAAGTTGCCCGTGTAAAATTAACAACTGGAAGAGAAGTAACTGCATACATCCCAGGAGAGGGTCATAACTTGCAAGAACACTCAGTTGTTTTGATAAGAGGGGGAAGAGTAAAGGATTTACCAGGTGTAAGATATCACATAATTAGAGGTACTTTGGACTCAGCTGGAGTCGAGGCAAGAACTCAAAGTCGTTCTTTGTACGGTGCCAAGAGAAAGAAGGGAACTAAATAA
- a CDS encoding 50S ribosomal protein L13, whose amino-acid sequence MNKSFIVKKENRDPQWRVIDASGRVLGRLATEIADILRGKDKPEYTPHVDCGDYVIVTNCEKIVLTGNKWDGKIYSHYTGYRSGLKEFTAEAFMKKDPTKLIELAVKRMLPKNKLNRQIFSKLKVYAGKEHPHEGQVSVPAK is encoded by the coding sequence ATGAACAAAAGTTTTATAGTAAAAAAAGAAAATCGTGATCCTCAATGGCGAGTAATCGATGCCTCTGGTAGAGTTTTAGGAAGACTTGCAACAGAAATTGCAGATATTCTTAGAGGTAAAGATAAACCAGAATATACTCCTCATGTTGATTGTGGTGATTACGTTATAGTTACCAATTGTGAGAAGATTGTTTTAACCGGTAACAAATGGGATGGTAAAATATATTCTCATTACACAGGCTACAGAAGTGGGTTGAAAGAATTTACAGCTGAAGCGTTTATGAAGAAGGATCCTACAAAACTTATCGAACTTGCAGTTAAGAGAATGCTTCCTAAAAATAAGTTAAATAGACAGATTTTTAGCAAGCTAAAAGTATATGCAGGAAAAGAGCATCCTCATGAAGGACAAGTTTCTGTACCAGCAAAATAA
- a CDS encoding CTP synthase — protein sequence MTEKNLLEQFSKLNTNFIVVTGGVCSSIGKGILVSSIGTLLKNCGKNISIVKMDPYLNVDPGTMSPLVHGEVFVTQDGAETDMDLGHYERTLGIQLTKESSVSAGQIFQEVLDKERAGYFLGKCIQLVPHVVDAIKGRILSLALKTKPDYLLIEIGGTVGDIEGEVFLEAIRQLRLEVGYDRFLHAHLSYVPYLEWANEFKTKPTQHSIMFLKKAGIVPDAIFLRVDKDIDVKSLKKLSLMCGVSEDLIFTVPTRKPVFRLFLELNEQKLAEKIQQKFQISKIKKANLSCWENLVAKIVKKKKTLKIGFVAKYVGISDPYISIIEALNAAALNCDRDIEIVVLDAEKIEQAGSYKKAISLFKGVDGILVPGGFDNRGVEGKIYAARFARENNLPYFGICLGMQIMIIEFARNVLKLKDANSEEFELSCKNPVIELLEDQTFVTSKGGSMRLGAFPCHLKSKTKAANAYAVETVLERHRHRYEFNNKFKKEFENNGMVFSGIYKNKNLVEISELKDHKFMLGVQFHPEFLSSYLKPHPLFVAFIESMIEKRAQK from the coding sequence ATGACTGAAAAAAATTTGTTAGAACAGTTTTCAAAGTTAAATACCAATTTTATTGTGGTGACTGGAGGAGTTTGTTCCTCGATTGGTAAAGGGATTTTAGTTTCATCAATCGGAACATTGCTCAAAAATTGTGGTAAAAATATTTCAATAGTTAAAATGGATCCTTATTTAAACGTTGATCCTGGAACTATGTCACCGCTTGTTCACGGTGAAGTATTTGTTACGCAAGATGGTGCTGAGACAGATATGGATCTTGGGCATTATGAGCGTACTCTTGGTATCCAATTGACAAAAGAGTCCTCAGTTTCTGCGGGGCAAATTTTTCAAGAAGTTTTGGATAAAGAGAGAGCTGGTTATTTTCTTGGTAAATGTATACAGCTGGTACCTCATGTAGTTGATGCTATCAAAGGTAGAATTTTATCTTTAGCTTTAAAAACAAAACCAGATTATTTACTTATAGAAATAGGTGGTACGGTTGGAGATATCGAGGGAGAAGTTTTTTTAGAAGCTATTAGACAATTGCGACTTGAAGTTGGATATGATCGTTTTTTGCATGCACATTTAAGTTATGTTCCTTATTTAGAATGGGCTAATGAGTTTAAAACAAAACCAACTCAGCATAGTATTATGTTTTTGAAAAAAGCGGGCATTGTTCCAGATGCTATATTTTTACGAGTTGATAAAGATATCGATGTTAAATCTTTGAAAAAATTATCTTTAATGTGTGGTGTAAGCGAAGATTTGATTTTTACAGTACCGACAAGAAAGCCCGTATTTAGGTTATTTTTAGAATTAAATGAGCAAAAATTAGCAGAAAAAATTCAACAAAAATTTCAAATTTCAAAAATAAAAAAAGCAAATTTAAGCTGCTGGGAAAATCTTGTTGCGAAAATTGTAAAAAAGAAAAAGACGTTAAAAATAGGGTTTGTAGCGAAATATGTTGGTATTAGTGATCCTTATATAAGTATCATCGAAGCGTTAAATGCTGCTGCATTAAATTGTGATCGCGATATTGAAATAGTTGTTTTAGATGCGGAAAAAATAGAACAAGCTGGAAGTTATAAAAAGGCTATATCTCTTTTCAAAGGAGTAGATGGAATTCTAGTTCCTGGTGGTTTTGACAATCGCGGCGTGGAAGGAAAGATTTATGCAGCTCGATTTGCCCGAGAAAACAATCTTCCATATTTTGGTATTTGCCTTGGAATGCAAATAATGATCATAGAGTTTGCAAGGAATGTTTTGAAGTTAAAAGATGCAAATAGTGAAGAGTTTGAACTTTCTTGTAAAAATCCAGTTATAGAACTGCTTGAAGACCAAACTTTTGTAACATCGAAGGGCGGGTCTATGCGACTTGGCGCATTTCCTTGTCATTTGAAATCTAAAACAAAGGCGGCGAATGCTTATGCCGTAGAAACTGTTTTAGAAAGACATAGGCATAGATATGAATTTAATAATAAGTTCAAAAAGGAATTTGAAAATAACGGAATGGTTTTTTCGGGAATTTACAAAAATAAAAATTTGGTCGAGATTTCGGAATTAAAAGACCATAAATTTATGCTTGGTGTTCAATTCCATCCTGAATTCTTATCTTCCTATCTAAAGCCGCATCCTTTATTTGTTGCTTTTATAGAGTCGATGATTGAAAAACGGGCTCAAAAATGA
- a CDS encoding recombination protein RecR, whose product MLKGLPSLERLVRSLQNIPYLASKNVYRVAMHLMESNEKDLERFCNLILDAKHKVKKCQNCFNWCEDGNLCLICAATKRDKDMICVVESWHELAAIEKAGGYNGVYHVLGGVLSPLEGIGPSDLTIDFLVKRILQSNITELILATNPTPEGEATANYIASKLQVSNLKISRLASGVPIGSNLENMDRVTIYKALSCRRPF is encoded by the coding sequence ATGTTAAAAGGGTTACCGTCGCTTGAGCGGCTTGTCCGAAGTTTACAAAATATTCCATATTTAGCTTCCAAAAATGTTTATCGTGTTGCGATGCATCTGATGGAATCTAATGAAAAAGATTTGGAAAGATTTTGTAATCTTATTTTGGATGCCAAGCATAAAGTTAAAAAATGTCAGAATTGTTTTAATTGGTGTGAAGACGGTAATCTTTGTTTGATTTGCGCAGCGACCAAAAGAGATAAAGATATGATTTGCGTTGTGGAATCATGGCATGAGCTTGCAGCGATAGAAAAAGCTGGCGGTTACAATGGTGTTTACCATGTTTTGGGTGGGGTTTTATCGCCGCTTGAAGGAATAGGTCCAAGTGATTTGACAATTGATTTTTTGGTAAAAAGAATTTTGCAGTCAAATATTACAGAATTGATTTTGGCAACAAACCCAACACCAGAAGGCGAAGCTACTGCAAATTATATTGCTTCCAAGTTACAAGTATCAAATTTGAAGATTTCGAGACTTGCTAGCGGTGTTCCAATTGGTTCAAATTTAGAAAATATGGATCGAGTTACAATCTATAAGGCATTATCTTGCAGAAGGCCATTTTGA
- a CDS encoding ABC transporter ATP-binding protein encodes MFSNPLIVENLTKKFYPKNFFGFKQNKKVFNAVNNISFELKQGEILGFLGPNGAGKTTTIQMLLSVLKPTSGSIKFFDKDLSKNRQILQHISYASGYMKLPSSLTVKQSLYMQGMLYSLKFSELKEKAEQYLQIFNIKHLENKECTSLSAGQTTSALLAKTFMVNPKIVLLDEPTAALDPVSAKNAREFILKENKKNGTSILITSHNMTEVAELCDRILVLRNGEIIANNTPEILAATISIARVQLMVGDGLKRTENYALEQNLKYKIEGRHIEIEIDEHKISQLLTALAQLKIIYTQISIDKPTLEDYFLSLVKKQAN; translated from the coding sequence ATGTTTTCAAATCCATTAATTGTCGAAAATCTTACAAAGAAATTTTATCCCAAAAATTTCTTTGGTTTTAAACAAAATAAAAAAGTTTTTAATGCCGTTAACAATATTTCTTTTGAATTAAAACAAGGAGAAATTTTAGGATTTCTTGGGCCAAACGGAGCTGGAAAAACAACAACCATTCAAATGCTTTTAAGCGTTTTAAAACCAACAAGCGGATCGATTAAATTTTTTGATAAAGATCTCTCTAAAAATAGGCAAATTTTACAACATATTTCATATGCAAGTGGATATATGAAACTTCCAAGCTCTCTAACGGTAAAACAATCTCTTTATATGCAGGGAATGCTTTATAGTTTAAAATTTTCTGAATTAAAAGAAAAAGCAGAACAATACTTGCAAATATTTAATATCAAACATCTGGAAAACAAAGAATGCACATCTCTTTCAGCAGGCCAAACAACATCTGCTTTGCTCGCCAAAACATTTATGGTCAACCCTAAAATTGTACTACTTGATGAACCAACGGCTGCGCTCGATCCAGTAAGTGCAAAAAATGCTCGCGAATTTATTCTCAAAGAAAATAAAAAAAATGGAACTTCTATCCTCATAACTTCGCACAACATGACAGAAGTAGCAGAGCTTTGCGATCGTATACTTGTTTTGCGTAATGGAGAAATCATAGCAAATAATACTCCAGAAATTCTTGCAGCGACAATTTCAATAGCTCGAGTTCAATTAATGGTTGGAGATGGTTTAAAAAGAACAGAAAATTATGCACTCGAACAAAATTTAAAATATAAAATTGAAGGAAGACATATTGAAATCGAAATAGACGAGCACAAAATTTCGCAACTTCTTACAGCGCTAGCTCAACTTAAAATCATTTATACCCAGATTTCTATAGATAAACCAACATTAGAAGATTATTTTTTATCACTTGTTAAAAAACAAGCAAACTAA